One part of the Ralstonia pickettii genome encodes these proteins:
- a CDS encoding LOG family protein — protein MDSKVTGTPKGVSDNGASAEGGVAKQAAGASASEVSATELTGVSPSRQATTADMDVNVTVGVEHEPKADLAHGRTDRKMIPSLRALADEERATAKKARASWQMFTIMAEFIEATEYLSEIRPAVSIYGSARLREDSPYYERTIEIARLFSDAGFAVISGGGPGIMEAANKGAHAGKSASVGLNIELPHEQQGNRYQDISMRFRHFFTRKVTFVKNSDAFIVMPGGFGTLDELAEVLTLVQTGKSRSVPVVMFGSHFWKGLLDWFRFTLLPMGLIAEHDLDIMRIVDEPKDALDAVYEFYEKREGTSPIPPKEEMFYL, from the coding sequence ATGGACTCTAAAGTGACTGGAACGCCAAAAGGCGTTTCCGATAATGGCGCTTCCGCTGAAGGCGGCGTGGCAAAGCAGGCTGCCGGTGCTTCCGCGTCGGAGGTTTCGGCGACAGAACTGACCGGGGTGAGCCCCTCGCGCCAAGCCACCACGGCCGACATGGATGTCAACGTGACGGTGGGCGTCGAACACGAGCCCAAAGCGGACCTGGCACATGGCCGTACCGATCGCAAGATGATCCCCAGCCTGCGGGCACTCGCCGACGAAGAACGCGCCACCGCAAAGAAAGCGCGCGCCTCCTGGCAGATGTTCACGATTATGGCAGAGTTCATCGAGGCGACCGAGTACCTCTCGGAGATTCGTCCGGCCGTCTCGATCTACGGCAGCGCGCGTCTGCGCGAGGATTCGCCGTACTACGAACGCACCATCGAAATCGCTCGGCTGTTCTCGGATGCGGGCTTCGCCGTCATCTCCGGTGGGGGCCCCGGCATCATGGAAGCGGCCAACAAAGGCGCGCACGCGGGTAAGTCGGCCAGCGTCGGTCTGAACATCGAACTGCCGCACGAACAGCAAGGCAATCGATACCAGGACATTTCGATGCGCTTTCGCCATTTCTTCACCCGCAAGGTCACGTTCGTGAAGAATTCGGACGCGTTCATCGTCATGCCCGGTGGTTTCGGCACGCTGGATGAACTGGCTGAAGTGCTCACGCTCGTCCAGACGGGCAAATCGCGCAGCGTGCCGGTGGTCATGTTCGGCAGCCACTTCTGGAAGGGCCTGCTGGACTGGTTCCGCTTTACGCTGCTGCCGATGGGTCTGATCGCCGAGCACGACCTCGACATCATGCGCATCGTCGACGAACCCAAGGATGCGCTGGATGCCGTCTACGAGTTCTACGAAAAGCGCGAAGGCACCTCGCCGATTCCGCCCAAGGAAGAGATGTTCTATCTGTAA
- a CDS encoding exodeoxyribonuclease VII small subunit: MPRASNDAPSASATPSATPASYEAAMAELETLVASMESGELPLEASLAAYRRGAELVKYCQQVLERVEQQVRVLDGDALKPLGDDSNTNEQGDA, from the coding sequence ATGCCCCGTGCCTCAAACGACGCCCCCAGCGCGTCCGCCACACCCTCCGCTACGCCGGCTTCCTATGAAGCGGCCATGGCCGAACTCGAAACCCTAGTCGCCAGCATGGAATCCGGTGAATTGCCGCTGGAGGCCTCGCTTGCGGCGTATCGACGCGGGGCGGAACTGGTCAAGTACTGCCAGCAGGTGCTAGAGCGAGTGGAGCAACAGGTGCGCGTGCTTGACGGCGATGCCCTGAAGCCGTTGGGCGACGATAGCAACACGAACGAACAGGGCGACGCATGA
- a CDS encoding aromatic ring-hydroxylating oxygenase subunit alpha — translation MSNLSAALNLVPSETQLPVSAYFDEALYQTEIERLFKHGPGYVGHELMVPEVGDYHTLAAEAEGRVLVRNPNGVELLSNVCRHRQAIMLNGRGNAQNIVCPLHRWTYNLQGDLLGAPHFEKQPCAHLSRSPLQNWNGLLFEGKRDVREDLARLGVARDLDFSGYMLDHVEVHDCNYNWKTFIEVYLEDYHVVPFHPGLGQFVSCDDLEWEFGEWHSVQTVGIHANLRKPGTPAYQKWHDAVLRFNNGEMPKYGAVWLTYYPNVMVEWYPNVLVVSTLHPLGPTKTRNVVEFYYPEEIVLFEREFVEAERAAYMETCIEDDEIAERMDAGRLALLKRGTSEVGPYQSPMEDGMQHFHEWYRRVMNY, via the coding sequence ATGTCCAATCTCAGCGCCGCACTGAACCTGGTGCCGTCTGAAACCCAGCTGCCCGTCTCTGCTTACTTCGACGAGGCGCTGTATCAAACTGAAATCGAACGTCTGTTCAAACATGGCCCCGGTTACGTCGGCCATGAGCTGATGGTTCCGGAAGTTGGCGACTACCACACGCTTGCCGCCGAGGCCGAAGGCCGCGTGCTGGTGCGCAATCCGAACGGCGTCGAACTGCTTTCCAACGTGTGCCGGCATCGGCAGGCCATCATGCTCAATGGGCGCGGCAATGCTCAGAACATCGTTTGCCCGCTGCATCGCTGGACGTACAACCTGCAGGGCGACCTGCTGGGCGCGCCACACTTCGAGAAGCAACCATGCGCGCACCTGTCGCGCTCGCCGCTGCAGAACTGGAACGGTCTGCTGTTCGAAGGCAAGCGTGACGTGCGCGAAGACCTCGCCCGCCTGGGCGTGGCGCGCGATCTCGATTTTTCCGGCTACATGCTCGACCACGTCGAGGTGCACGACTGCAACTACAATTGGAAGACCTTCATCGAGGTGTACCTCGAGGACTACCACGTCGTGCCCTTCCATCCCGGCCTCGGCCAGTTCGTCTCGTGCGACGACCTGGAGTGGGAATTCGGCGAGTGGCACAGCGTACAGACCGTCGGCATCCACGCCAATTTGCGCAAACCGGGCACACCGGCTTACCAGAAGTGGCACGACGCCGTGCTGCGCTTCAATAACGGCGAGATGCCGAAGTACGGCGCGGTGTGGCTCACGTACTACCCGAACGTGATGGTCGAGTGGTATCCGAACGTGCTGGTGGTTTCGACGCTGCATCCGCTCGGCCCGACCAAGACGCGCAACGTGGTCGAGTTCTACTACCCGGAAGAGATCGTGCTGTTCGAGCGCGAATTCGTTGAAGCCGAACGCGCCGCCTATATGGAAACGTGCATCGAAGACGACGAGATCGCCGAGCGCATGGATGCGGGGCGCCTGGCCCTGCTCAAGCGCGGCACGAGCGAAGTCGGCCCGTACCAGTCGCCCATGGAGGACGGCATGCAGCACTTCCACGAATGGTATCGGCGCGTGATGAACTACTAA
- a CDS encoding DMT family transporter, with product MPADNATAAPTAIQTADSSSRQSLWMILAAFAFSAMGVCVKLASAHYSTGEIVFYRSVIGMTLMGAVLAKTGAGIRTPYLTAHIKRSVFGVTSLLLWFTSISLLPLATAMTLNYMSPVWIALIIGAGAAMAGKAAGAEKKMVAAILMSFVGVLCLLQPSVGSGPSQLAGGMVGLVSGVFTALAYVEVRQLGDLGENEARIVFYFSLVSAIAGGVWMLIGGAQSHTWHSAGLLLAVGLLATLGQTAMTRAYKRGNTLLTANLQYTGIVFASGWGMLLWNDHLNALSWAGMALIIGSGIVTTVMRARQSGTEHPTPQTAVSGPEAEIHPEV from the coding sequence ATGCCTGCCGACAACGCAACCGCTGCTCCGACTGCCATCCAGACGGCCGACAGTTCCTCCCGCCAATCGCTGTGGATGATCCTTGCTGCGTTCGCCTTCTCGGCGATGGGCGTGTGCGTGAAGCTGGCCTCAGCGCACTACAGCACGGGTGAGATCGTCTTCTACCGCAGCGTGATCGGCATGACGCTGATGGGCGCCGTCCTCGCCAAGACAGGCGCGGGCATCCGCACACCCTATCTCACGGCGCACATCAAGCGCAGCGTGTTCGGCGTAACGTCGCTGCTGCTGTGGTTCACGTCGATCAGCCTGCTACCGCTGGCAACAGCCATGACGCTGAACTACATGTCGCCGGTGTGGATTGCGCTGATCATCGGCGCGGGTGCTGCAATGGCCGGCAAAGCCGCGGGCGCCGAAAAGAAGATGGTGGCTGCGATCCTGATGTCGTTTGTCGGTGTGCTGTGCCTGCTGCAACCGAGCGTGGGAAGCGGGCCGTCCCAGCTCGCCGGCGGCATGGTCGGGCTGGTCTCTGGCGTGTTCACCGCCCTCGCCTATGTAGAGGTCCGCCAACTGGGCGACCTGGGCGAGAACGAGGCACGCATCGTGTTTTACTTTTCCCTGGTGAGCGCAATTGCCGGCGGCGTGTGGATGCTGATCGGCGGGGCGCAATCGCATACGTGGCATAGCGCCGGCCTGCTGCTGGCGGTCGGGCTTCTCGCCACGCTCGGCCAGACCGCCATGACGCGCGCCTACAAGCGCGGTAATACGCTCCTGACTGCCAACCTGCAATACACCGGCATTGTCTTTGCGAGCGGGTGGGGTATGTTGCTGTGGAATGACCACCTGAACGCGCTGTCGTGGGCGGGCATGGCGCTCATCATCGGCAGCGGGATCGTGACCACCGTCATGCGCGCCCGCCAGTCGGGCACCGAGCATCCGACGCCGCAGACCGCCGTGTCCGGCCCGGAAGCCGAGATTCACCCGGAAGTTTGA
- a CDS encoding NAD(P)/FAD-dependent oxidoreductase has product MVGQTDGAGGLELATRLGDKLGKRGAAQVILVDRNPTHIWKPLLHEVAAGSMDPNTHQLEYAAQARWHGFEFQQGELKGLDRVTKSIIVSGCVDADGTEVLPERAISYDTLVLSIGSVTHFFGVPGTAEHAIALDTAWQAERFRRKLIAACMRAQNGVGDARPQVDIAIVGAGATGVELSAELRNTAHVLAAYGLHKLDPRHDIRIHLIEGGPRILPVLKERISAATTELLHKLDVDVITSERVTEVTASAVNTASGKSIPADLTVWAAGIRAPSVLGELGLPVNKLGQVIVSRTLQVEGDDSIYAFGDCASCPWPEASTSVPPRAQAAHQQATYLFDALRKRMEGKPVQPFAFKDLGSLVSLGHFSAVGSLMGGLIGGSMFIEGLMARLMYTSLYRMHVLALHGWVRMSVDTVMHWLRSKTNPRVKLH; this is encoded by the coding sequence ATGGTAGGGCAGACGGATGGCGCAGGCGGGTTGGAGCTTGCGACGCGCCTGGGCGACAAGCTGGGCAAGCGCGGTGCCGCCCAGGTCATTCTGGTCGACCGCAACCCCACACACATCTGGAAACCACTGCTGCATGAAGTCGCTGCCGGCAGCATGGATCCGAACACGCATCAGCTCGAATACGCTGCGCAGGCGCGCTGGCACGGCTTCGAATTCCAGCAGGGCGAACTGAAGGGCCTCGATCGCGTCACCAAATCCATCATCGTGTCCGGATGCGTTGATGCCGACGGCACCGAGGTGCTGCCGGAGCGTGCCATTTCGTACGACACGCTGGTGCTGTCCATCGGCAGCGTGACGCATTTCTTTGGTGTGCCGGGCACGGCCGAGCATGCCATCGCGCTCGACACCGCATGGCAGGCCGAGCGCTTTCGCCGCAAGCTCATCGCGGCATGCATGCGCGCGCAGAACGGTGTGGGCGATGCGCGTCCGCAGGTCGACATCGCCATTGTCGGTGCGGGAGCCACGGGCGTGGAGCTGTCGGCCGAACTGCGCAACACCGCCCACGTGCTGGCCGCTTATGGGCTGCACAAGCTGGACCCGCGCCACGACATTCGCATCCATCTGATCGAAGGCGGTCCGCGGATTCTGCCGGTGCTCAAGGAGCGCATTTCGGCGGCGACCACCGAGCTGCTGCACAAGCTCGACGTGGACGTCATCACCAGTGAACGTGTGACGGAAGTGACCGCCAGCGCCGTCAACACGGCCAGCGGCAAATCCATTCCGGCAGATCTGACCGTGTGGGCCGCGGGCATCCGTGCACCGTCCGTGCTGGGCGAGCTGGGGCTGCCGGTGAACAAGCTGGGGCAGGTGATCGTCTCGCGCACGCTGCAGGTGGAGGGTGACGATTCAATCTACGCCTTTGGCGATTGCGCGAGCTGCCCCTGGCCCGAGGCGTCGACCAGCGTGCCGCCGCGGGCGCAGGCGGCACATCAGCAGGCCACCTATCTGTTCGATGCGTTGCGCAAGCGCATGGAGGGCAAGCCAGTCCAGCCGTTCGCGTTCAAGGATCTCGGCTCGCTGGTGTCGCTTGGCCATTTCAGTGCGGTCGGCAGCCTGATGGGCGGGCTGATCGGCGGCTCGATGTTCATCGAAGGCCTGATGGCACGTCTGATGTACACGTCGCTGTACCGCATGCACGTGCTGGCGCTACACGGCTGGGTGCGTATGTCGGTCGACACGGTCATGCACTGGCTGCGCAGCAAGACGAATCCGCGCGTCAAGCTGCACTAG
- a CDS encoding sulfurtransferase, with amino-acid sequence MSERAHYATLITAPQLAALQQSAPEAVVVIDCSFDLANPAAGRDAYHASHVPGAFYMHLDNELSGPKTGTNGRHPLPDAEALVARLQALGVNDDTQVVAYDRQGNMYAARLWWLLRWVGHADVAVLDGGLQAWEAAHFPVDQVIPEEPQLNATPGNITRKPSLMQMVTAEIVQKYLGHADKPIVDARAPDRYRGENETLDPVGGHIPGARNRFFRDNLQADGTFKPADQLRADFTAVLAGAKPQDATLQCGSGVTACHNALAMEIAGLTGAALYAGSWSEWCSDPSRPVATGPNP; translated from the coding sequence ATGAGCGAACGCGCTCACTACGCCACCCTCATCACCGCGCCGCAACTGGCCGCGCTGCAACAGAGCGCGCCTGAGGCGGTGGTCGTCATCGATTGCAGTTTCGACCTCGCCAATCCCGCTGCGGGGCGCGATGCGTATCACGCCAGCCATGTGCCCGGTGCGTTCTACATGCACCTCGACAACGAACTGTCGGGCCCCAAAACCGGCACCAACGGCCGCCACCCGCTGCCCGACGCAGAGGCGCTGGTCGCGCGCCTGCAGGCGCTGGGCGTGAACGACGATACGCAAGTCGTCGCGTATGACCGCCAGGGCAACATGTATGCGGCGCGCCTGTGGTGGCTGCTGCGCTGGGTCGGTCACGCCGATGTGGCGGTACTCGATGGCGGCCTCCAAGCCTGGGAAGCCGCGCACTTTCCCGTCGACCAGGTCATCCCGGAAGAACCGCAGCTCAACGCCACGCCCGGCAACATCACGCGCAAGCCCTCGCTCATGCAGATGGTGACGGCAGAAATCGTGCAGAAATACCTCGGCCACGCCGACAAGCCCATCGTCGACGCCCGCGCCCCCGACCGCTATCGCGGTGAAAACGAAACGCTCGATCCCGTTGGCGGCCACATCCCTGGCGCGCGCAACCGTTTCTTCCGGGACAACCTGCAGGCCGACGGCACGTTCAAGCCGGCAGACCAACTGCGCGCCGACTTTACGGCCGTGCTGGCCGGCGCCAAGCCCCAAGACGCGACGCTGCAATGCGGCTCGGGCGTGACTGCCTGCCACAACGCCTTGGCCATGGAGATCGCTGGTCTCACGGGCGCCGCGCTCTATGCCGGCTCATGGAGCGAGTGGTGCAGCGACCCGTCGCGCCCGGTGGCGACGGGGCCGAATCCGTAA
- the polA gene encoding DNA polymerase I codes for MSESQETLLLVDGSSYLYRAYHALPDLRNGEGFPTGAIYGIVNMLRKLRNDYPAKYSACIFDAKGKTFRDDLYPAYKEHRAPMPDDLRAQIEPIHEAVRALGWPILVIEGVEADDVIGTLAERAAREGVRTIVSTGDKDLAQLVNDHVTLVNTMTNETLDPAGVQVKFGVPPERIVDYLSLIGDTVDNVPGVPKVGPKTAVKWLTEFGSLDNVIARAGEIKGVVGENLRNTLEWLPKGRELLTVKLDCDLSKEVPTFDALIDGGEDKSKLVDFFSRYGFKTWLREASGEALPDTRSVGAARKAATPVKNYAGEAAQLQAQANLFDVEAPPDEIKYETVTTEAHLESWMQRLDEVDLVCIDTETTSIDPMLAQLVGISLSVKPGEACYIPVAHRGPDVAGLDAAAQLPRDTVLARMKLWLEDESRKKVGQHLKYDAHVFANHDIALRGIEHDTMLESYVLESHRNHGMDALAERVLHLKTITYEAVCGKGASQIGFDEVPLDRATEYAAEDADITLRLHRTLFPKVAEDDKLRYVYEQIEMPTSIVLQKMERNGVLIDADRLAKQSNELGLRLIELEAEAHKLAGQPFNLGSPKQIGDIFFNQMKLPVIKRTASGAPSTDEEVLQKLAEDYPLPKLLLDYRGLAKLKSTYTDKLPKMVNPRTGRVHTTYGQATAVTGRLASTDPNLQNIPVRTEEGRRIREAFIAPEGSVIVSADYSQIELRIMAHLSQDEGLMRAFREGQDVHRATAAEVFNVTPLEVTPDQRRVAKVINFGLIYGMSAFGLASNLGIGRDAAKLYIDRYFARYPGAANYMEETRQSAREQGYVETVFGRRLWLPDINGGNGPRRQAAERAAINAPMQGTAADLIKLSMLAVQGWLEAEAMRSRLVMQVHDELVLEVPQDELAVVRERLPELMCSVATLRVPLVAEVGVGANWEEAH; via the coding sequence ATGTCGGAAAGTCAAGAAACGCTGTTGCTCGTCGATGGCTCGAGTTATCTGTACCGTGCCTATCACGCACTGCCCGACTTGCGAAACGGAGAAGGGTTTCCTACGGGGGCCATCTACGGCATCGTGAACATGCTGCGCAAACTGCGCAACGACTATCCGGCCAAGTATAGCGCTTGCATTTTCGACGCCAAAGGCAAGACCTTTCGCGATGACCTCTATCCGGCCTACAAGGAGCATCGCGCGCCCATGCCCGATGACCTGCGCGCGCAGATCGAACCCATCCACGAAGCCGTACGGGCATTGGGTTGGCCCATTCTGGTGATCGAAGGTGTCGAGGCCGACGATGTGATCGGCACCCTGGCTGAACGGGCTGCTCGCGAAGGCGTTCGGACCATCGTCTCAACGGGTGATAAGGACCTCGCCCAACTGGTGAATGACCACGTGACCCTGGTCAACACCATGACCAACGAAACGCTCGACCCGGCCGGCGTGCAAGTGAAGTTCGGCGTGCCGCCGGAGCGCATCGTCGACTATCTCTCTCTGATTGGCGACACCGTGGACAACGTGCCGGGTGTGCCCAAGGTGGGCCCGAAGACCGCGGTGAAATGGCTGACGGAATTCGGCTCGCTTGACAACGTCATCGCGCGTGCAGGCGAGATCAAGGGCGTTGTGGGCGAGAACCTGCGCAACACGCTCGAGTGGCTGCCAAAGGGTCGCGAACTGCTGACGGTGAAGCTCGACTGCGACCTCAGCAAAGAAGTGCCGACATTCGATGCACTGATCGACGGCGGCGAAGACAAATCCAAGCTCGTCGATTTCTTCTCGCGTTATGGTTTCAAGACGTGGCTGCGCGAGGCTTCTGGCGAGGCGCTGCCCGATACGCGCAGCGTGGGTGCCGCACGCAAGGCTGCAACGCCCGTGAAGAATTACGCCGGCGAGGCGGCACAACTGCAAGCACAGGCCAATCTGTTCGATGTGGAAGCGCCGCCCGATGAGATCAAGTACGAGACGGTGACGACCGAGGCGCACCTTGAATCGTGGATGCAACGCCTGGACGAAGTGGATCTCGTCTGCATCGATACCGAGACGACGTCCATTGACCCGATGCTCGCGCAGTTGGTGGGCATTTCGCTGTCGGTCAAGCCGGGCGAGGCTTGCTACATTCCGGTGGCGCATCGCGGGCCGGATGTGGCCGGGCTCGATGCAGCGGCGCAACTCCCGCGCGACACGGTGCTCGCGCGCATGAAGCTGTGGCTCGAAGACGAATCACGCAAGAAGGTCGGCCAGCACCTGAAGTACGACGCGCATGTGTTTGCCAACCACGACATCGCGCTGCGCGGCATCGAGCACGACACGATGCTCGAATCCTATGTGCTGGAGTCTCACCGCAATCACGGCATGGACGCACTGGCCGAGCGCGTGCTGCATTTGAAGACGATCACTTACGAGGCCGTGTGCGGCAAGGGCGCATCGCAGATCGGCTTTGACGAGGTGCCGCTCGATCGCGCGACCGAATACGCGGCAGAGGACGCCGATATTACGCTGCGCCTGCATCGCACGTTATTCCCCAAGGTGGCCGAAGACGACAAGCTGCGCTACGTCTACGAGCAGATCGAAATGCCGACCTCCATCGTGCTGCAGAAGATGGAGCGCAACGGCGTGCTGATCGATGCTGACCGGCTGGCCAAGCAGAGCAACGAGCTGGGCTTGCGTCTGATCGAGCTGGAAGCCGAGGCGCACAAGCTTGCCGGTCAGCCGTTCAACCTCGGTTCGCCCAAGCAGATCGGCGACATCTTCTTCAACCAGATGAAGCTGCCGGTCATCAAGAGGACCGCGAGCGGTGCGCCGTCGACCGACGAAGAGGTGCTGCAAAAGCTGGCCGAAGACTATCCGCTGCCGAAGCTGCTGCTCGACTACCGGGGCCTGGCCAAGCTCAAGTCGACCTACACCGACAAGCTGCCGAAAATGGTCAACCCGCGCACCGGGCGGGTCCACACCACCTACGGTCAGGCGACGGCGGTGACGGGGCGTCTGGCCTCGACCGATCCGAACCTGCAAAACATTCCGGTGCGTACGGAAGAGGGGCGGCGCATTCGGGAAGCATTCATCGCACCGGAGGGCAGCGTCATCGTATCGGCCGACTACTCGCAGATTGAGCTGCGCATCATGGCCCATCTGTCGCAGGACGAAGGCCTGATGCGCGCATTCCGTGAGGGCCAGGACGTGCACCGCGCCACGGCCGCCGAAGTGTTCAACGTGACGCCGCTGGAGGTGACGCCGGACCAGCGCCGCGTGGCCAAGGTCATCAACTTCGGTCTGATCTACGGCATGAGCGCGTTTGGACTCGCCAGCAACCTGGGCATTGGACGAGACGCCGCCAAGCTTTATATCGACCGTTACTTCGCCCGCTACCCCGGCGCCGCGAACTACATGGAAGAAACCCGCCAGAGCGCGCGCGAGCAAGGCTACGTGGAAACGGTCTTCGGCCGTCGCCTGTGGCTGCCGGACATCAACGGCGGCAACGGCCCGCGCCGCCAGGCTGCAGAACGCGCCGCCATTAACGCGCCCATGCAGGGCACGGCGGCTGACCTGATCAAGCTGTCGATGCTGGCAGTGCAAGGCTGGCTCGAAGCCGAAGCGATGCGCTCGCGCCTGGTCATGCAGGTGCACGATGAATTGGTACTGGAAGTCCCGCAGGACGAGCTTGCAGTGGTGCGCGAGCGCCTGCCGGAGTTGATGTGCAGTGTCGCAACGCTGCGCGTACCCCTGGTGGCCGAAGTCGGCGTAGGCGCGAACTGGGAAGAAGCACACTGA
- a CDS encoding dienelactone hydrolase family protein encodes MQLDAEVESLVPGRSFDRRGFMKTALGSAFAAAVLPVSAQTVHTDFNGLTAGEVTVPVGDFKMPAYRAQPEGKTKLPVVIVISEIFGVHEYIADICRRFAKLGYLAIAPELFVRQGDPRAYGTVQETVANVVSKVPDSQVAGDIDATIAWATENGGDAARIGMTGFCWGGRQVWLAAERNPGIKAAVAWYGPLKGNPNPLQPVSPVDKVDELKAPVLGLYGAKDTVITEDVRDTMKVALEKSTNPKAHASRIIVYPNSGHAFHADYRPSYVKADAEDGWKKCLAWFKDHGVV; translated from the coding sequence ATGCAGCTTGATGCAGAAGTGGAGAGTCTGGTACCCGGCCGCAGCTTTGACCGTCGCGGTTTCATGAAGACGGCGTTGGGCTCAGCCTTTGCGGCGGCGGTGCTGCCAGTGTCGGCGCAGACCGTCCATACCGATTTCAATGGGCTGACGGCCGGAGAGGTGACCGTGCCGGTGGGCGATTTCAAGATGCCGGCCTATCGTGCCCAGCCAGAAGGCAAGACGAAGCTGCCGGTGGTGATCGTCATCAGCGAGATCTTTGGCGTACACGAATACATTGCCGATATCTGCCGACGCTTTGCCAAGCTCGGTTATCTGGCGATCGCGCCTGAACTGTTTGTGCGCCAGGGCGATCCGCGTGCTTATGGGACGGTGCAGGAAACCGTTGCCAACGTGGTTTCAAAGGTGCCGGATTCCCAGGTGGCGGGCGATATCGACGCCACGATCGCATGGGCCACCGAGAACGGCGGCGACGCGGCGCGTATCGGCATGACCGGCTTCTGCTGGGGCGGGCGCCAAGTCTGGCTGGCTGCGGAGCGCAACCCCGGCATCAAGGCTGCAGTAGCGTGGTACGGGCCGCTGAAGGGCAATCCGAATCCGCTGCAACCGGTTTCGCCCGTCGACAAGGTGGACGAACTGAAAGCGCCCGTGCTGGGTCTCTACGGCGCGAAGGACACCGTGATCACGGAAGACGTGCGCGACACGATGAAGGTCGCGCTGGAAAAATCCACGAACCCCAAGGCGCATGCATCGCGCATCATCGTGTACCCAAATTCCGGCCACGCTTTTCACGCTGACTACCGCCCGAGCTATGTGAAGGCCGACGCGGAAGATGGCTGGAAGAAATGCCTCGCCTGGTTCAAGGATCACGGCGTGGTGTAG
- a CDS encoding ZIP family metal transporter, with translation MTFDTTLLGILVATALSGIGSMAGAAVLSLTVLSRMVDRMVSFSVGVLLATSLLHSLPEAFEAHRGIEPNTHALFATLLAGLLGFFLLEKISLIRHSHHHEGDGHGHHHGHDRQEAGRSGLMILVGDGLHNFSDGIVIAAAFLADTRVGIVTALAIAAHEIPQEIGDFMVLLNAGFSKTRAFVYNLICSLCALVGAVLGYYLLDRLTSWIPYVLVVASSSFIYIAVCDLMPQMKRRPRWQESAVQVALIAAGIAMIFLLTEGLHGHAH, from the coding sequence ATGACCTTCGATACCACCCTGTTAGGCATTCTCGTGGCCACCGCGCTGTCCGGCATCGGCAGCATGGCGGGCGCTGCCGTGCTGTCGCTCACGGTGTTGTCGCGCATGGTCGATCGGATGGTCAGTTTTTCGGTGGGCGTGCTGCTGGCCACGTCGCTGCTGCATTCGTTGCCGGAGGCGTTCGAAGCCCATCGCGGCATCGAGCCCAATACGCATGCGTTGTTCGCCACGTTGCTCGCCGGGCTGCTGGGTTTTTTCCTGCTGGAAAAGATCTCATTGATCCGCCATTCACATCACCACGAGGGTGATGGGCACGGCCATCACCACGGCCATGACCGGCAGGAAGCCGGGCGCAGTGGCCTGATGATCCTCGTGGGCGATGGGCTGCATAATTTTTCGGACGGGATCGTGATTGCTGCCGCGTTCCTGGCGGACACCAGGGTCGGTATCGTCACCGCGCTGGCGATTGCCGCACACGAGATCCCACAGGAGATCGGGGATTTCATGGTGCTGCTCAACGCCGGATTCTCCAAGACGCGCGCCTTTGTCTACAACCTCATCTGCAGCCTCTGCGCGCTGGTAGGCGCGGTGCTCGGCTACTACCTGCTGGATCGACTGACGTCGTGGATTCCTTATGTGCTGGTGGTGGCGTCCAGCAGCTTCATTTACATCGCCGTGTGCGATCTGATGCCGCAGATGAAGCGCCGGCCGCGCTGGCAGGAATCGGCGGTGCAGGTCGCGCTGATTGCTGCGGGGATCGCGATGATCTTTCTGCTGACCGAAGGTTTGCACGGTCACGCACATTGA